The following are from one region of the Musa acuminata AAA Group cultivar baxijiao unplaced genomic scaffold, Cavendish_Baxijiao_AAA HiC_scaffold_1083, whole genome shotgun sequence genome:
- the LOC103984299 gene encoding protein DETOXIFICATION 48-like, with translation MKQQTTTLLQASIPSCQSNTSPPPSPNSHPFATTDKLIKDPPIDPLQDLHRWPTPSEVVEEMRAIGKISIPTALTGLIIYLRAMISMLFLGYLGELELAGGSLSIGFANITGYSVLSGLAMGMEPICGQAFGARQRKLLGLTLQRTVLLLLCTSVPISLLWLNMRRILLWCGQDEQISSTAQTFIAFAIPDLFFLSFLHPMRIYLRSQNITFPVTYCSFVSVVLHVPLNYILVVHWKMGVAGVAFAMVWTNLNLFICLLLFILFSRVYKDSWVSPSSDCLRGWSELLKLAIPTCVSVCLEWWWYELMIMMCGLLLNPKATVASMGILIQTTSLVYVFPSALSLGVSTRVGNELGGNRPAKARTATIVSLAAAVLLGLAAMTFTTSIRHRWGRLFTDDAEILELTAVALPIAGLCELGNCPQTTGCGVLRGSARPSTGANINLGSFYLVGAPVAILLGFVMGMGFPGLWLGLLAAQASCALLMAFALFNTDWMVEAEKAKALTDSSSSSSSSIIPKAVGSSGITTANTAAATEDSKQTAAILEEIVCIGGDERRVVASEADPLISRVE, from the exons ATGAAGCAACAGACGACGACACTTCTCCAGGCCTCGATACCTTCATGTCAATCCAACACCTCACCTCCCCCCTCTCCGAATTCCCACCCGTTCGCCACCACCGATAAACTCATCAAGGATCCTCCTATTGACCCCCTTCAAGACCTCCACAGATGGCCTACTCCTTCGGAG GTGGTAGAGGAAATGAGAGCCATAGGGAAGATATCCATACCGACAGCTTTAACAGGCCTAATCATCTACCTTCGTGCCATGATCTCCATGCTGTTCCTCGGTTACCTCGGGGAGCTTGAGCTGGCGGGAGGCTCGCTCTCCATCGGGTTCGCCAACATCACGGGTTACTCGGTCCTCTCCGGCCTCGCCATGGGCATGGAGCCCATCTGCGGCCAGGCCTTCGGCGCCAGGCAACGCAAGCTCCTCGGCCTCACCCTCCAGAGAACCGTTCTCCTCCTCCTGTGCACCTCGGTACCAATCTCCCTGCTCTGGCTCAACATGAGGAGGATCCTGCTGTGGTGCGGCCAGGACGAGCAAATATCCTCCACCGCTCAGACCTTCATTGCCTTCGCCATCCCTGACCTCTTCTTCTTATCGTTTCTGCACCCGATGAGGATCTATCTGAGGTCACAGAACATCACCTTTCCGGTCACCTACTGCTCGTTCGTCTCGGTCGTCCTTCATGTGCCGCTGAACTATATTCTCGTGGTGCACTGGAAGATGGGGGTCGCCGGGGTGGCCTTCGCAATGGTGTGGACTAACCTGAATCTCTTCATCTGCCTGCTGCTGTTTATACTGTTCTCGAGGGTGTACAAGGACTCCTGGGTCAGCCCCAGCAGCGACTGCCTCAGGGGGTGGTCGGAGCTGCTTAAGCTGGCCATACCGACATGCGTGTCGGTGTGTCTCGAGTGGTGGTGGTACGAACTCATGATAATGATGTGTGGCCTACTCCTCAATCCCAAAGCTACGGTAGCTTCCATGGGGATCCTCATCCAAACCACCTCGTTGGTGTACGTCTTCCCATCCGCCTTGAGCCTCGGGGTGTCGACCCGGGTGGGGAACGAACTGGGGGGGAATCGCCCCGCCAAAGCTCGGACGGCGACCATCGTGTCGCTGGCCGCGGCCGTCCTGCTCGGCCTGGCGGCGATGACCTTCACCACCTCGATCAGGCACCGGTGGGGCAGGCTGTTCACCGACGACGCCGAGATTCTGGAGCTGACCGCGGTGGCTCTGCCGATCGCCGGGCTCTGCGAGCTGGGGAATTGCCCGCAGACCACCGGCTGTGGGGTGCTGCGAGGGAGTGCGAGGCCGAGCACCGGCGCCAACATCAACCTTGGCTCGTTCTACCTGGTGGGCGCCCCGGTCGCCATCTTGTTGGGCTTCGTCATGGGGATGGGGTTCCCGGGGCTGTGGCTGGGGTTGCTGGCGGCGCAGGCATCATGCGCACTGCTCATGGCCTTCGCCCTCTTCAACACAGATTGGATGGTGGAGGCTGAGAAAGCCAAAGCATTAacagattcttcttcttcttcttcttcatctatcaTTCCTAAGGCTGTCGGTAGCAGTGGCATAACTACCGCTAACACGGCAGCTGCCACTGAAGATTCAAAGCAGACAGCAGCGATCTTGGAGGAGATCGTGTGCATCGGTGGCGACGAGAGGCGAGTCGTGGCATCAGAAGCAGATCCACTCATATCTCGAGTGGAGTGA